The Brassica napus cultivar Da-Ae chromosome C7, Da-Ae, whole genome shotgun sequence genome has a segment encoding these proteins:
- the LOC106420878 gene encoding homeobox-leucine zipper protein MERISTEM L1 isoform X1, whose amino-acid sequence MYQPNIFESHHHMFDMTPKNSDNDLGLTGSREDDFETKSGAEVTMENPLEEELQDPNQRPNKKKRYHRHTQRQIQELESFFKECPHPDDKQRKELSRELNLEPLQVKFWFQNKRTQMKAQHERHENSILKSDNDKLRAENNRYKDALNNATCPNCGGPAAIGEMSFDEQHLRIENARLREEIDRISAIAAKYVGKPLLTHSSSSFPQLTSSHHIPSRSLDLEVGNFGNTNNSQTGFLGDMYGTSDIMRSVSIHNDADKPMIVELAVAAMEELVRMAQTGDPLWVSSDSAVEILNEEEYFRTFPRGIGPKPLGLRSEASRESTVVIMNHINLVEILMDVNQWSSVFCGIVSRALTLEVLSTGVAGNYNGALQVMTAEFQVPSPLVPTRENYFVRYCKKHSDNTWAVVDVSLDSLRPSPITRNRRRPSGCLIQELQNGYSKVTWVEHTEVDDRSVHTMYKPLVNTGLAFGAKRWVATLDRQCERLASSMASNIPAGDLSVITSPEGRKSMLKLAERMVMSFCSGVGASNAHAWTTLATAGSDDVRVMTRKSMDDPGRPPGIVLSAATSFWIPVAPKRVFDFLRDENSRSEWDILSNGGLVQEMAHIANGRDPGNSVSLFRVNSANSGQSNMLILQESCTDASGSYVIYAPVDIMAMNVVLSGGDPDYVALLPSGFAILPDGSSRVNASAGAEGGGDGNNLEVVTSTASNCGSLLTVAFQILVDSVPTAKLSLGSVATVNSLIKCTVERIKAALACDGA is encoded by the exons ATGTATCAGCCAAACATATTTGAGTCTCATCATCATATGTTCGATATGACCCCAAAAAACTCGGATAACGATTTGGGTCTTACGGGGAGCCGAGAAGACGACTTCGAGACCAAGTCTGGCGCAGAAGTCACCATGGAGAATCCTTTAGAAGAAGAGCTTCAAGATCCTAATCAGCGTCCCAACAAAAAGAAGCGTTACCACCGTCACACGCAACGCCAGATTCAAGAGCTTGAATC GTTCTTCAAGGAGTGTCCTCATCCTGACGATAAGCAAAGAAAAGAGCTGAGCCGAGAGCTAAATTTAGAACCTCTGCAAGTCAAGTTTTGGTTCCAAAACAAGCGTACCCAAATGAAG GCACAACATGAGAGGCATGAGAACTCGATTCTGAAGTCAGACAATGACAAGCTCAGAGCAGAGAACAATAGGTACAAGGATGCTCTAAACAACGCAACATGCCCAAACTGTGGTGGTCCTGCTGCCATAGGAGAAATGTCATTCGACGAGCAGCATTTGAGGATTGAAAACGCTCGTCTACGCGAAGAAATCGATAGAATCTCTGCCATAGCTGCCAAATACGTAGGGAAGCCATTGCTGACTCACTCCTCCTCGTCTTTCCCTCAGCTCACATCTTCACACCACATACCGTCTCGCTCGCTTGATCTTGAAGTTGGCAACTTTGGAAACACTAACAATAGCCAGACAGGTTTCCTAGGGGACATGTATGGAACAAGCGACATTATGAGGTCGGTCTCGATCCATAATGATGCTGATAAGCCAATGATTGTTGAGTTAGCTGTTGCTGCCATGGAGGAGCTTGTGAGAATGGCTCAAACAGGTGATCCCTTGTGGGTTTCAAGCGATAGTGCGGTTGAGATTCTCAATGAGGAAGAGTATTTTCGAACGTTCCCTAGGGGAATAGGACCAAAACCTTTGGGTTTAAGATCAGAAGCTTCTAGAGAGTCCACTGTCGTCATCATGAATCATATCAATCTCGTTGAGATTCTAATGGATGTG AATCAATGGTCTAGTGTGTTCTGCGGGATTGTATCCAGAGCATTGACGCTAGAAGTTCTATCTACTGGCGTTGCAGGGAACTACAATGGGGCATTACAAGTG ATGACAGCTGAGTTCCAAGTCCCGTCACCACTTGTCCCGACACGAGAGAACTACTTTGTAAGGTATTGTAAGAAGCACAGCGACAATACTTGGGCGGTTGTTGATGTCTCTTTGGACAGCCTAAGACCAAGTCCCATCACTAGAAACAGGAGAAGACCCTCTGGTTGTCTGATTCAAGAATTGCAGAATGGCTATTCAAAG GTGACATGGGTAGAGCATACGGAGGTGGATGACAGATCGGTTCACACCATGTATAAACCGTTGGTTAATACCGGTTTAGCTTTTGGTGCAAAACGTTGGGTGGCTACACTTGACCGCCAATGCGAGCGGCTCGCTAGTTCGATGGCTAGCAACATTCCAGCCGGTGATCTTTCCG TGATAACGAGTCCTGAGGGAAGAAAGAGCATGTTGAAGCTAGCGGAGAGGATGGTGATGAGCTTCTGTAGCGGAGTAGGCGCGTCAAATGCACATGCCTGGACTACATTAGCCACCGCAGGATCCGACGACGTTCGGGTCATGACCAGGAAGAGCATGGATGATCCAGGAAGGCCTCCGGGTATCGTCTTGAGCGCCGCCACTTCGTTCTGGATCCCAGTGGCACCTAAACGTGTGTTTGATTTTCTGAGAGACGAAAACTCAAGAAGCGAG TGGGACATACTTTCTAACGGAGGCTTGGTTCAAGAAATGGCTCATATCGCAAATGGTCGGGACCCTGGGAACTCTGTCTCCTTGTTCCGAGTTAAT AGCGCGAACTCAGGACAGAGCAACATGTTGATCTTACAAGAAAGCTGTACGGATGCATCAGGATCGTATGTGATATACGCACCTGTCGATATAATGGCTATGAACGTTGTCCTGAGCGGCGGGGATCCAGATTATGTCGCTTTATTGCCATCCGGGTTCGCTATATTACCTGATGGCTCTTCAAGAGTGAATGCTAGTGCCGGAGCTGAAGGAGGAGGAGATGGAAATAATCTCGAAGTGGTTACTTCCACCGCAAGTAACTGCGGTTCGCTACTCACCGTAGCGTTTCAGATTCTGGTTGACTCTGTTCCAACCGCTAAGCTCTCTCTAGGCTCAGTGGCTACAGTCAACAGTCTGATTAAATGCACTGTTGAGCGAATCAAAGCTGCCTTGGCATGCGATGGGGCATGA
- the LOC106420878 gene encoding homeobox-leucine zipper protein MERISTEM L1 isoform X2, with protein sequence MFDMTPKNSDNDLGLTGSREDDFETKSGAEVTMENPLEEELQDPNQRPNKKKRYHRHTQRQIQELESFFKECPHPDDKQRKELSRELNLEPLQVKFWFQNKRTQMKAQHERHENSILKSDNDKLRAENNRYKDALNNATCPNCGGPAAIGEMSFDEQHLRIENARLREEIDRISAIAAKYVGKPLLTHSSSSFPQLTSSHHIPSRSLDLEVGNFGNTNNSQTGFLGDMYGTSDIMRSVSIHNDADKPMIVELAVAAMEELVRMAQTGDPLWVSSDSAVEILNEEEYFRTFPRGIGPKPLGLRSEASRESTVVIMNHINLVEILMDVNQWSSVFCGIVSRALTLEVLSTGVAGNYNGALQVMTAEFQVPSPLVPTRENYFVRYCKKHSDNTWAVVDVSLDSLRPSPITRNRRRPSGCLIQELQNGYSKVTWVEHTEVDDRSVHTMYKPLVNTGLAFGAKRWVATLDRQCERLASSMASNIPAGDLSVITSPEGRKSMLKLAERMVMSFCSGVGASNAHAWTTLATAGSDDVRVMTRKSMDDPGRPPGIVLSAATSFWIPVAPKRVFDFLRDENSRSEWDILSNGGLVQEMAHIANGRDPGNSVSLFRVNSANSGQSNMLILQESCTDASGSYVIYAPVDIMAMNVVLSGGDPDYVALLPSGFAILPDGSSRVNASAGAEGGGDGNNLEVVTSTASNCGSLLTVAFQILVDSVPTAKLSLGSVATVNSLIKCTVERIKAALACDGA encoded by the exons ATGTTCGATATGACCCCAAAAAACTCGGATAACGATTTGGGTCTTACGGGGAGCCGAGAAGACGACTTCGAGACCAAGTCTGGCGCAGAAGTCACCATGGAGAATCCTTTAGAAGAAGAGCTTCAAGATCCTAATCAGCGTCCCAACAAAAAGAAGCGTTACCACCGTCACACGCAACGCCAGATTCAAGAGCTTGAATC GTTCTTCAAGGAGTGTCCTCATCCTGACGATAAGCAAAGAAAAGAGCTGAGCCGAGAGCTAAATTTAGAACCTCTGCAAGTCAAGTTTTGGTTCCAAAACAAGCGTACCCAAATGAAG GCACAACATGAGAGGCATGAGAACTCGATTCTGAAGTCAGACAATGACAAGCTCAGAGCAGAGAACAATAGGTACAAGGATGCTCTAAACAACGCAACATGCCCAAACTGTGGTGGTCCTGCTGCCATAGGAGAAATGTCATTCGACGAGCAGCATTTGAGGATTGAAAACGCTCGTCTACGCGAAGAAATCGATAGAATCTCTGCCATAGCTGCCAAATACGTAGGGAAGCCATTGCTGACTCACTCCTCCTCGTCTTTCCCTCAGCTCACATCTTCACACCACATACCGTCTCGCTCGCTTGATCTTGAAGTTGGCAACTTTGGAAACACTAACAATAGCCAGACAGGTTTCCTAGGGGACATGTATGGAACAAGCGACATTATGAGGTCGGTCTCGATCCATAATGATGCTGATAAGCCAATGATTGTTGAGTTAGCTGTTGCTGCCATGGAGGAGCTTGTGAGAATGGCTCAAACAGGTGATCCCTTGTGGGTTTCAAGCGATAGTGCGGTTGAGATTCTCAATGAGGAAGAGTATTTTCGAACGTTCCCTAGGGGAATAGGACCAAAACCTTTGGGTTTAAGATCAGAAGCTTCTAGAGAGTCCACTGTCGTCATCATGAATCATATCAATCTCGTTGAGATTCTAATGGATGTG AATCAATGGTCTAGTGTGTTCTGCGGGATTGTATCCAGAGCATTGACGCTAGAAGTTCTATCTACTGGCGTTGCAGGGAACTACAATGGGGCATTACAAGTG ATGACAGCTGAGTTCCAAGTCCCGTCACCACTTGTCCCGACACGAGAGAACTACTTTGTAAGGTATTGTAAGAAGCACAGCGACAATACTTGGGCGGTTGTTGATGTCTCTTTGGACAGCCTAAGACCAAGTCCCATCACTAGAAACAGGAGAAGACCCTCTGGTTGTCTGATTCAAGAATTGCAGAATGGCTATTCAAAG GTGACATGGGTAGAGCATACGGAGGTGGATGACAGATCGGTTCACACCATGTATAAACCGTTGGTTAATACCGGTTTAGCTTTTGGTGCAAAACGTTGGGTGGCTACACTTGACCGCCAATGCGAGCGGCTCGCTAGTTCGATGGCTAGCAACATTCCAGCCGGTGATCTTTCCG TGATAACGAGTCCTGAGGGAAGAAAGAGCATGTTGAAGCTAGCGGAGAGGATGGTGATGAGCTTCTGTAGCGGAGTAGGCGCGTCAAATGCACATGCCTGGACTACATTAGCCACCGCAGGATCCGACGACGTTCGGGTCATGACCAGGAAGAGCATGGATGATCCAGGAAGGCCTCCGGGTATCGTCTTGAGCGCCGCCACTTCGTTCTGGATCCCAGTGGCACCTAAACGTGTGTTTGATTTTCTGAGAGACGAAAACTCAAGAAGCGAG TGGGACATACTTTCTAACGGAGGCTTGGTTCAAGAAATGGCTCATATCGCAAATGGTCGGGACCCTGGGAACTCTGTCTCCTTGTTCCGAGTTAAT AGCGCGAACTCAGGACAGAGCAACATGTTGATCTTACAAGAAAGCTGTACGGATGCATCAGGATCGTATGTGATATACGCACCTGTCGATATAATGGCTATGAACGTTGTCCTGAGCGGCGGGGATCCAGATTATGTCGCTTTATTGCCATCCGGGTTCGCTATATTACCTGATGGCTCTTCAAGAGTGAATGCTAGTGCCGGAGCTGAAGGAGGAGGAGATGGAAATAATCTCGAAGTGGTTACTTCCACCGCAAGTAACTGCGGTTCGCTACTCACCGTAGCGTTTCAGATTCTGGTTGACTCTGTTCCAACCGCTAAGCTCTCTCTAGGCTCAGTGGCTACAGTCAACAGTCTGATTAAATGCACTGTTGAGCGAATCAAAGCTGCCTTGGCATGCGATGGGGCATGA
- the LOC106420998 gene encoding beta-glucosidase 47-like: protein MYISVCPLWILCFIIITLVSSSSSTIWYEDHVSLREINTQENFSFPKDFLFGTASSAYQYEGAYLTDGKTLSNWDVFTSIPGKIADGTHGKVAVDHYHRYPEDLDLMQDLGVNSYRFSLSWARILPRRLGDVNMEGIDHYNRMINAILKRGMEPFVTLTHYDIPQELELRYKSWLSPQIREDFEHYAAICFRHFGNRVKFWSTFNEPNVQVILGYRKGTYPPSRCSKTFANCTRGGSDIEPLVAAHNIIRSHLAAVNLYRTKFQEDQRGKIGIVMNTIWFEPVSDSVADSLAAERAQAFYLTWFLDPVVFGRYPREMKDILGEDLPEFTKDDLKSSKNGLDFIGINQYTSRYAKDCLHTACEPGQGGSRAEGFVYSNALKNGLPLGERTRVNWFNVYPQGMEEMLMYATERYRNIPLYVTENGFGENNTGVLLNDYRRVKFMSNYLDALKRAMRKGADVRGYFTWSLLDNFEWISGYTIRFGMYHVDFDTLERTPRLSASWYKNFIFKNVGQRRDDDDA from the exons ATGTACATTTCTGTGTGTCCACTGTGGATCCTCTGCTTCATCATCATAACACTGGTCTCCTCCTCATCATCAACAATATGGTATGAAGATCATGTCTCACTGAGAGAGATTAACACCCAAGAAAATTTCAGTTTCCCAAAAGACTTCCTCTTCGGCACTGCTTCTTCTGCTTACCAG TATGAAGGAGCTTACTTAACCGACGGCAAAACCCTAAGCAATTGGGACGTCTTCACAAGCATCCCTG GGAAAATCGCAGATGGAACCCATGGCAAAGTCGCTGTTGATCATTACCATCGATATCCG GAAGATTTGGATCTGATGCAAGACCTTGGAGTTAATAGCTATCGATTTTCTTTATCATGGGCTCGGATTCTTCCAA GAAGGTTAGGAGATGTGAACATGGAAGGTATTGATCATTACAACAGAATGATCAATGCTATACTCAAAAGAG GGATGGAGCCATTTGTCACTTTGACACATTATGACATTCCTCAAGAACTCGAGCTTAGATACAAAAGTTGGCTCAGCCCCCAAATCCG GGAAGATTTCGAACACTATGCAGCAATTTGCTTCCGACACTTCGGGAACAGAGTTAAGTTCTGGTCTACGTTCAACGAACCAAACGTTCAAGTAATTTTGGGTTACCGGAAAGGGACTTACCCGCCTTCACGTTGTTCCAAGACTTTCGCAAACTGCACACGTGGCGGTTCCGACATAGAGCCACTTGTCGCTGCTCACAACATCATCCGGTCACATCTAGCCGCGGTCAATTTATACCGGACGAAATTTCAG GAAGACCAAAGGGGAAAGATTGGTATTGTTATGAACACGATCTGGTTTGAACCGGTTAGTGATTCCGTAGCAGATAGCTTAGCTGCTGAGAGAGCTCAAGCTTTCTACTTGACTTG GTTCTTGGACCCGGTTGTGTTTGGAAGATATCCAAGAGAAATGAAAGATATTCTTGGAGAAGATCTTCCTGAATTCACAAAGGATGATCTTAAAAGCTCCAAGAATGGATTAGACTTCATTGGGATTAATCAGTACACAAGCAGATACGCGAAAGATTGTCTGCATACCGCATGTGAACCGGGCCAAGGAGGCTCCAGAGCTGAAGGTTTTGTCTATTCAAATGCTCTTAAAAACGGTTTACCTTTAGGAGAACGG ACAAGAGTAAACTGGTTTAATGTTTATCCTCAAGGAATGGAAGAGATGTTGATGTATGCAACAGAGCGATACAGAAACATTCCATTGTACGTTACAGAAAATG GTTTTGGAGAGAACAATACAGGAGTGTTGTTAAACGATTACCGGAGAGTGAAATTTATGAGTAACTACTTAGACGCACTCAAAAGAGCAATGAG GAAAGGAGCAGATGTAAGAGGATACTTCACCTGGTCTTTACTTGACAACTTCGAGTGGATATCTGGTTATACCATAAGGTTCGGTATGTACCACGTTGATTTCGATACTCTAGAGAGAACCCCGAGATTATCAGCTTCTTGGTACAAGAACTTCATTTTCAAGAATGTAGGTCAACggagagatgatgatgatgcatgA